The Bernardetia litoralis DSM 6794 genome includes a window with the following:
- a CDS encoding thioredoxin domain-containing protein: protein MNQLSKSRSPYLLQHAQNPVHWQMWNNETLQKAKQENKPILVSIGYSACHWCHVMEHESFENEDVAKAMNENFICIKVDREERPDVDAIYMEAVQMMGVSGGWPLNVFLTSDAKPFWGGTYFPAKEWIDIVEQIGKTYKNKRNEVEESANKVTKVLSISTLERYNLKDVSDFDDSILAKAFQSLEKKFDTEFGGIGEAPKFPMPSYYLFLLRYYDYLDKNNQDQNITNPTKNKILSQIHLTLNKMDQGGIYDQIGGGFARYSVDKEWFAPHFEKMLYDNAQLLSLYAEAYTITEDKVQKHVYKEIIEQTTEFLTRELQDKNGGFYAALDADSEGKEGKFYTWTIDEIEQVFTNHTFSTSINQEEDLQLFKKYYSITAIGNWQSPHATEGANILYRNNTDEEFAQENNIELNNLKCKVKEWQNYLLEIRKTKVSPSLDDKILTSWNALLIKGFCNSYSSLNDKKYLNLALQTAEFIEKNLFDKQNTKNNKLKLHHTFKDGTAEIDGFLEDYALLIESYIALYQVCFDEKWLLRADELTKYVFTNFYDKEEKLFYFTNQNESEKLVAQKKELFDNVISSSNSVMATNLYFLGILLENNLYKETSKEMLSKVASLIAAEPRHVSNWASLFTYFLTPTPEIAIVGEKYQEVLQEISSFYIPNKVIVATKSEEEGQKSSLPLLEMRPVMNNQTTIYVCKNKMCQLPVNSVEEALKQI, encoded by the coding sequence TTGAATCAACTCTCAAAAAGTCGCAGTCCTTATTTACTCCAGCACGCTCAAAATCCTGTGCATTGGCAGATGTGGAATAATGAAACATTACAAAAAGCAAAACAAGAAAATAAGCCTATTTTAGTAAGTATTGGTTATTCGGCTTGTCATTGGTGTCATGTGATGGAACATGAAAGTTTTGAAAATGAAGACGTTGCAAAAGCGATGAACGAGAATTTTATTTGCATAAAAGTAGATAGAGAAGAACGACCAGACGTTGATGCTATTTATATGGAAGCCGTTCAAATGATGGGAGTTTCGGGTGGATGGCCTTTAAATGTTTTTCTGACCTCGGATGCAAAACCATTTTGGGGTGGAACTTATTTTCCTGCTAAAGAATGGATTGATATTGTTGAGCAAATTGGAAAAACATATAAAAATAAAAGAAATGAAGTAGAAGAATCTGCAAATAAAGTAACTAAAGTTTTATCTATCTCTACTTTAGAAAGATATAATTTGAAAGATGTTTCTGATTTTGATGATTCAATTTTAGCAAAAGCCTTTCAAAGTTTAGAAAAAAAGTTTGATACAGAATTTGGAGGAATTGGAGAAGCTCCAAAATTTCCTATGCCTTCTTATTATTTATTTTTGCTTCGTTACTATGATTATTTGGATAAAAATAATCAAGACCAAAATATAACAAATCCTACAAAAAACAAAATTCTATCACAAATTCATTTGACTTTAAATAAAATGGATCAAGGTGGAATTTATGACCAAATTGGAGGAGGTTTTGCTCGTTATTCGGTTGATAAAGAATGGTTTGCGCCTCATTTTGAAAAAATGCTTTATGATAATGCTCAATTACTTTCTTTGTATGCAGAAGCCTATACAATTACAGAAGACAAAGTTCAGAAACATGTTTATAAAGAAATAATTGAACAAACAACAGAATTTCTGACGAGAGAATTACAAGACAAAAATGGAGGTTTTTATGCTGCTTTAGATGCTGATAGCGAAGGTAAAGAAGGAAAGTTTTATACGTGGACAATTGACGAAATAGAACAGGTTTTTACAAATCATACTTTTTCAACTTCTATAAATCAAGAAGAGGATTTACAATTATTTAAAAAATATTATTCCATTACTGCGATAGGAAACTGGCAAAGTCCACACGCAACAGAAGGAGCAAATATTTTGTATAGAAATAACACAGATGAAGAATTTGCACAAGAAAATAATATTGAGTTAAATAATTTGAAATGCAAAGTAAAGGAATGGCAAAATTATCTTTTAGAGATTAGAAAAACTAAAGTTAGTCCTAGCTTAGATGATAAAATTCTGACTTCGTGGAATGCACTTTTGATAAAAGGTTTTTGTAATTCTTATTCTAGTTTGAATGATAAAAAATACTTGAATTTGGCTTTACAAACTGCTGAATTCATAGAAAAAAATCTTTTTGATAAACAAAATACAAAAAATAATAAATTAAAATTACATCATACTTTCAAAGATGGAACTGCTGAAATTGATGGTTTTTTAGAAGATTATGCACTTTTGATTGAATCTTATATTGCGCTTTATCAAGTTTGTTTTGATGAAAAATGGCTTTTACGTGCTGATGAATTGACAAAATATGTTTTTACTAATTTTTATGATAAAGAAGAAAAGCTATTTTATTTTACAAATCAAAATGAAAGTGAAAAATTAGTTGCCCAAAAGAAAGAGCTTTTTGATAATGTAATTTCGTCTTCTAATTCTGTAATGGCTACAAATCTTTATTTTTTAGGAATTTTATTGGAAAATAATTTATACAAAGAAACAAGTAAAGAAATGCTTTCAAAAGTAGCTTCACTTATTGCAGCCGAACCAAGGCACGTTTCGAATTGGGCTTCTCTTTTTACCTATTTTCTCACTCCCACTCCAGAAATAGCAATTGTAGGAGAAAAATATCAAGAAGTTTTGCAAGAAATTTCTAGTTTTTATATTCCAAATAAAGTAATTGTTGCTACAAAAAGCGAGGAAGAAGGACAAAAATCATCTTTGCCACTTTTAGAAATGCGACCCGTTATGAATAATCAAACAACGATTTATGTTTGCAAAAATAAAATGTGTCAGTTGCCTGTCAATAGCGTAGAAGAAGCATTGAAGCAAATTTAG
- the sucC gene encoding ADP-forming succinate--CoA ligase subunit beta, giving the protein MNIHEYQGKELLKKYGVAIQEGIVVDSADKVVEASKELREQTGTDWIVVKAQIHAGGRGKGTVVGTDYNGVMLGKSPEDAAEKAKQLLGNVLVTHQTGEEGKKVNKVLLAQDVYYKGESEIKEFYVAVLLDRDKNCNVIMASREGGMDIEEVAESNPDAIIKEWIDPKLGLQPFQAQKVAFALGLKGKALKEMTKFIKSLYAAYIGIDASQVEINPAFKTSDDRVLAVDSKIDLDDNAFYRHKDLAALRDESEESPLEVEASQFGLNYVKLDGNVGCMVNGAGLAMATMDMIKLAGGEPANFLDVGGGASAETVEKGFRIILKDPNVKAILINIFGGIVRCDRVANGVVEAYKNIGKIDVPIIVRLQGTNAEEGAEIIKGSGLNVISATVLKEAADRVKEVLAN; this is encoded by the coding sequence ATGAACATTCACGAGTATCAAGGTAAAGAACTACTCAAAAAATACGGAGTTGCAATTCAAGAAGGAATCGTAGTAGATTCTGCTGACAAAGTTGTTGAGGCATCTAAAGAACTTAGAGAGCAAACAGGTACAGATTGGATTGTAGTTAAAGCACAAATTCACGCAGGTGGACGTGGAAAAGGAACAGTTGTAGGTACAGATTATAATGGCGTAATGCTAGGAAAATCTCCTGAAGATGCTGCTGAAAAAGCAAAACAACTTCTTGGAAATGTACTTGTAACTCACCAAACAGGTGAAGAAGGCAAAAAAGTAAATAAGGTTTTGTTAGCGCAAGATGTTTATTACAAAGGAGAGTCTGAAATCAAAGAGTTTTATGTAGCTGTTCTTTTGGACAGAGACAAAAACTGTAACGTGATTATGGCTAGTAGAGAAGGTGGAATGGACATCGAAGAAGTTGCTGAAAGTAATCCTGATGCAATTATCAAAGAATGGATTGATCCAAAATTAGGTTTGCAACCTTTCCAAGCTCAAAAAGTAGCATTTGCTTTAGGTTTAAAAGGAAAAGCACTTAAAGAAATGACTAAATTTATCAAATCTTTATATGCTGCATATATTGGAATTGATGCTTCTCAAGTAGAAATTAATCCTGCTTTCAAAACTTCGGATGATAGAGTTTTGGCAGTAGATTCAAAAATTGATCTTGATGATAATGCTTTTTATCGTCATAAAGATTTGGCTGCTCTTAGAGATGAGTCTGAAGAATCTCCATTAGAAGTAGAAGCAAGTCAATTTGGCTTAAATTACGTAAAACTTGACGGAAATGTTGGGTGTATGGTAAATGGTGCTGGTCTTGCAATGGCTACAATGGATATGATTAAACTTGCTGGTGGTGAGCCTGCTAACTTCCTAGACGTTGGGGGTGGGGCATCTGCTGAAACAGTAGAAAAAGGTTTCCGTATTATCTTGAAAGATCCAAATGTAAAAGCTATTTTAATTAATATTTTTGGTGGTATTGTTCGTTGTGACAGAGTTGCAAACGGAGTAGTAGAAGCCTACAAAAATATTGGAAAAATTGATGTGCCAATTATCGTTCGTCTGCAAGGAACAAACGCAGAAGAAGGAGCAGAAATTATTAAAGGCTCTGGATTAAATGTAATTTCAGCAACAGTTTTGAAAGAAGCTGCTGACAGAGTAAAAGAAGTATTAGCCAACTAA
- a CDS encoding acyl-CoA thioesterase: MTKETKIKVRGYHLDGYQHVNNARYLEFFEEARWAFFEESDAIKTLQKQNIMFVVVNVNINYRYPASLGQTLTIKSKLENLAEVGGKKSTFQQIIYLEDTDTVVCDAIITFVLFDGKTQRAIPVTEEIREMFVGELSN; the protein is encoded by the coding sequence ATGACAAAAGAAACAAAAATAAAAGTACGAGGTTATCATTTAGATGGTTATCAACATGTCAATAATGCTCGTTATTTAGAGTTTTTTGAAGAAGCTAGGTGGGCATTTTTTGAAGAAAGTGATGCCATCAAAACACTTCAAAAGCAAAATATTATGTTTGTTGTTGTGAATGTAAATATCAATTATCGTTATCCAGCTTCTTTAGGACAAACACTTACCATAAAAAGTAAATTAGAAAATCTTGCTGAAGTAGGAGGTAAAAAAAGTACTTTTCAACAAATTATTTATTTAGAAGATACAGATACAGTAGTTTGTGATGCTATTATTACCTTTGTTCTTTTTGATGGAAAAACTCAAAGAGCAATTCCAGTTACTGAAGAAATTAGAGAAATGTTTGTAGGCGAATTAAGTAATTAA